Proteins co-encoded in one Sus scrofa isolate TJ Tabasco breed Duroc chromosome 14, Sscrofa11.1, whole genome shotgun sequence genomic window:
- the ZNRF3 gene encoding E3 ubiquitin-protein ligase ZNRF3 isoform X2 has protein sequence MHPLGLCNNNDEEDLYEYGWVGVVKLEQPELDPKPCLTVLGKAKRAVQRGATAVIFDVSENPEAIDQLNQGSEDPLKRPVVYVKGADAIKLMNIVNKQKVARAQIQHRPPRQPTEYFDMGIFLAFFVVVSLVCLILLVKIKLKQRRSQNSMNRLAVQALEKMETRKFNSKSKGRREGSCGALDTLSSSSTSDCAICLEKYIDGEELRVIPCTHRFHRKCVDPWLLQHHTCPHCRHNIIEQKGNPSAMCVEPSNLARGRQQRVILPVHYPGRVHRTNAIPAYPTRTSMDSHGNPVTLLTMDRHGEQGLYSPQTPAYIRSYPPLHLDPTLGPHRCGLEHRPYSPAHPFRRPKFGSRGFSKAACFSQYETMYQHYYFQGLSYPEQEGQAPPSLAPRGPARAFPPGSGGLLFPPVVHMAPASHLESGSASSFSCYHGHRSVCSGYLADCPGSDSSSSSSSSGQCRCSSSDSVVDCTEVSNQGVYGSCSTFRSSLSSDYDPFIYRSRSPCRAGDVGGSGRVPVVRLEGSPPPEELPAAPGQGAGRGEPWAGPASPSGDRLSNCSLEMNYSSSSSLEPRGPNSSTSEVGLEASPGAAPDLTRTWKGAQEGPSCACCCEPQPSHPEPSGGAAGGSPLFLGPMARESKLGSSPGPCGLHPDHLPRTDGVKYEGLPCCFYEEKQVAHGGGYTEDCSVRVQYTLAQEPPPGCHAGARDLSQRIPIIPEDVDCDLGLPSDCQETRVLGPWGEMPPGPEALWPCQGLGTAQEEERFLCCPTRAPVPPGCPLEEVRATRASSPSAPQDTQESSATATEAAGQGSRPGA, from the exons GCCAAGCGAGCGGTGCAGCGGGGAGCCACGGCGGTCATCTTCGATGTGTCTGAAAACCCAGAGGCTATTGATCAG CTCAATCAGGGCTCAGAAGACCCGCTCAAGAGGCCGGTGGTGTACGTAAAGGGCGCGGATGCCATCAAGCTGATGAACATTGTCAACAAGCAGAAAGTGGCTCGAGCTCAGATTCAGCACCGCCCTCCTCGA CAACCCACTGAATACTTTGATATGGGAATTTTCCTGGCTTTCTTCGTCGTGGTTTCCTTGGTCTGCCTCATCCTCCTCGTCAAAATCAAGCTGAAGCAGCGACGCAGTCAG AATTCCATGAACAGGCTGGCTGTGCAGGCTTTGGAGAAGATGGAAACCAGGAAGTTCAACTCCAAGAGCAAGGGGCGCCGGGAGGGCAGCTGCGGGGCCCTGGACACACTCAGCAGCAGCTCCACGTCCGACTGTGCCATCTGCCTGGAGAAGTACATCGACGGAGAG GAGCTGCGGGTCATCCCCTGCACTCACCGCTTTCACAGAAAGTGCGTGGATCCATGGCTGCTGCAGCACCACACCTGTCCCCACTGTCGACACAACATCATAG AGCAAAAGGGAAACCCAAGTGCCATGTGTGTGGAGCCCAGCAACCTCGCTCGCGGCCGGCAGCAGAGGGTGATCTTGCCGGTGCACTACCCTGGCCGCGTGCACAGGACCAACGCCATCCCGGCCTACCCCACGAGGACGAGTATGGACTCCCACGGGAACCCCGTCACGCTGCTGACCATGGACCGGCATGGGGAGCAAGGCCTCTATTCACCACAGACCCCCGCCTACATCCGCAGCTACCCGCCCCTCCACCTGGACCCCACCCTGGGCCCACACCGCTGTGGCCTGGAGCACCGGCCCTACTCGCCAGCCCACCCCTTCCGCAGGCCCAAGTTTGGCAGCCGCGGCTTCTCCAAGGCAGCTTGCTTCTCCCAGTATGAGACCATGTACCAGCACTACTACTTCCAGGGCCTCAGCTACCCCGAGCAGGAGGGGCAGGCCCCCCCGAGCCTTGCTCCCAGGGGCCCGGCCCGCGCCTTCCCCCCGGGCAGTGGTGGCCTGCTCTTCCCCCCCGTGGTGCACATGGCCCCGGCCTCGCACCTGGAGAGCGGCAGCGCGTCCAGCTTCAGCTGCTACCACGGCCACCGCTCGGTGTGCAGTGGCTACCTGGCCGACTGCCCAGGCAgcgacagcagcagcagcagtagcagctcGGGCCAGTGCCGCTGCTCCTCCAGCGACTCAGTGGTGGACTGCACGGAGGTCAGCAACCAGGGCGTGTATGGGAGCTGCTCCACTTTCCGCAGCTCGCTCAGCAGCGACTACGACCCCTTCATCTACCGTAGCCGGAGCCCTTGTCGTGCTGGCGATGTGGGGGGCTCGGGCCGGGTGCCCGTTGTTCGCCTTGAGGGCTCCCCACCACCTGAGGAGCTCCCAGCGGCACCGGGTCAAGGTGCTGGGCGGGGAGAGCCTTGGGCCGGCCCCGCCTCCCCCTCGGGAGACCGGCTCTCCAACTGCAGCCTGGAGATGAACTATAGCAGCAGCTCCTCCCTGGAGCCCCGGGGGCCCAACAGCTCTACCTCAGAAGTGGGGCTCGAGGCCTCTCCTGGGGCCGCCCCGGACCTCACGAGGACCTGGAAGGGGGCCCAGGAGGGGCCGTCTTGTGCCTGCTGCTGTGAGCCCCAGCCTTCCCACCCAGAGCCCAGTGGGGGAGCGGCCGGGGGCAGCCCCTTGTTCCTGGGCCCCATGGCCAGGGAGTCGAAGCTGGGGAGCTCCCCGGGCCCGTGTGGCCTCCACCCAGACCACTTACCCAGGACAGATGGGGTGAAATATGAGGGCCTGCCCTGCTGCTTCTATGAAGAGAAGCAGGTGGCCCATGGTGGCGGCTACACCGAGGACTGCTCGGTGCGCGTGCAGTACACGCTTGCCCAGGAGCCCCCACCCGGCTGCCATGCCGGGGCCCGGGACCTGAGCCAGCGCATCCCCATCATTCCGGAGGATGTGGACTGTGATTTGGGCTTGCCCTCCGACTGCCAAGAGACCCGTGTCCTAGGCCCCTGGGGTGAGATGCCACCAGGTCCAGAGGCCCTGTGGCCCTGCCAGGGCCTGGGAACAGCCCAGGAAGAAGAACGATTTCTGTGCTGCCCAACCAGGGCACCAGTGCCACCTGGCTGCCCTCTGGAGGAAGTGCGGGCCACCAGGGCCAGCTCCCCCAGTGCCCCCCAGGACACTCAGGAGTCTAGCGCCACAGCCACTGAGGCTGCAG GACAGGGATCTCGCCCAGGAGCCTGA